A DNA window from Pleurodeles waltl isolate 20211129_DDA chromosome 12, aPleWal1.hap1.20221129, whole genome shotgun sequence contains the following coding sequences:
- the MED26 gene encoding mediator of RNA polymerase II transcription subunit 26, with translation MTAAPATPQQIRDRLLQAIDAQSNIKNMVAVLEVISSLEKFPITKEALEETRLGKLINDVRKKTKNEDLAKRAKKLLRNWQKLIEPVIQGDAVPNRVPIPPGSANGGAPMCKQEPLPVTTPVGTKPVQELKSRNDIQRLNSPKSDKVGTRKRKGDHKDGLQAPPSKVSKTSHEPVQNSSPPTNGIGGSPESPFPTPPDGSLLSGGDRGRAEQSENDKHSKIPVNAVRPHTSSPGLVKPSNTSLLKAAVLQQHEKAEGTVLHQPKSPRGSSCSPRTTRQEALGRQHTSYAPKGSLSSPSQRTHCTEGAQAASPLCVSQPFTPPMQSKRLESASPLRQEQGTPEGPHWHGAGTPQPHTPHGSKTTGGPSSGEMLMARVGLSPDSSKMDSDDPASGPDSKKKHKSRAKDHHMVNLEGPVVEGSGRGSVKLKERKLTFDPLTGQIKPLTQKDFLQTESPALVEQHRTEVDTPDPKTNLQSPFEHTNWKELSKNEIIRSYINTQQNVLGISNAQIPGAHYFMSECLKEEESTKREARKTHVLVPNSFPTDLPGLTREVTNADITRIHEQHWPGVNGFHDTQGNWYDWTQCISLDPHGDDGRLSILPYVCLD, from the coding sequence gAAACCAGATTGGGTAAGCTGATCAATGACGTCAGGAAGAAGACGAAAAATGAGGATCTTGCCAAGCGTGCCAAGAAATTGCTACGGAATTGGCAAAAACTTATCGAACCTGTGATTCAAGGAGATGCAGTCCCAAACAGGGTGCCAATCCCACCAGGATCGGCAAATGGTGGTGCTCCCATGTGTAAGCAGGAGCCACTGCCTGTAACCACTCCTGTGGGAACCAAACCCGTTCAGGAACTGAAAAGCCGGAACGATATACAGAGACTCAACTCTCCGAAGAGTGATAAAGTGGGCACGCGCAAAAGAAAAGGTGACCACAAAGATGGACTCCAAGCCCCGCCTTCCAAAGTTTCCAAAACTAGCCACGAGCCTGTGCAGAATTCCTCTCCACCAACTAATGGTATCGGCGGTAGTCCGGAGtctcccttccccacccctccCGATGGGAGCCTCCTCTCAGGAGGGGACCGAGGCCGGGCAGAGCAGAGTGAGAATGATAAACACAGCAAGATCCCGGTGAACGCTGTGAGGCCGCATACCAGCTCCCCGGGACTTGTGAAGCCTTCCAACACGTCCTTGCtaaaggctgctgtgctgcagCAGCATGAGAAGGCCGAGGGCACTGTGCTGCACCAGCCGAAGAGCCCCCGCGGCTCCTCGTGCAGCCCTCGGACCACTAGACAAGAAGCGCTTGGCCGCCAGCACACAAGCTATGCACCGAAGGGCTCCCTGTCTAGCCCCTCGCAAAGGACCCATTGCACAGAAGGCGCGCAGGCGGCATCACCCCTCTGCGTGAGCCAGCCCTTCACCCCGCCAATGCAATCAAAGAGACTGGAGAGCGCGTCTCCGCTGCGCCAGGAGCAAGGGACGCCAGAAGGGCCTCACTGGCACGGAGCCGGGACACCTCAGCCCCACACGCCTCACGGCTCCAAAACCACCGGCGGCCCCAGCTCAGGCGAGATGTTGATGGCACGTGTTGGGCTTTCCCCGGACTCTTCCAAAATGGATAGCGACGACCCTGCCTCTGGTCCGGACAGTAAAAAGAAACACAAATCCCGCGCCAAAGACCATCACATGGTGAATTTGGAAGGGCCGGTTGTGGAAGGCTCTGGAAGGGGGTCTGTGAAGTTAAAAGAACGGAAGCTCACATTCGATCCCTTAACTGGACAAATTAAACCCCTAACCCAGAAAGATTTTCTGCAGACGGAAAGCCCAGCACTTGTTGAACAGCACAGGACAGAAGTGGACACGCCGGACCCCAAAACCAACCTGCAGAGCCCCTTTGAACACACAAACTGGAAAGAGTTGTCCAAAAATGAAATTATCCGATCATATATAAATACACAGCAGAACGTACTTGGCATCTCTAATGCCCAGATCCCCGGGGCACATTACTTTATGTCCGAGTGTCTGAAGGAGGAAGAAAGCACTAAGCGAGAAGCCCGGAAGACACATGTGTTGGTACCCAACAGCTTCCCCACAGACCTGCCTGGGCTTACCAGGGAGGTGACGAACGCTGACATCACCCGGATACACGAGCAGCACTGGCCGGGGGTGAACGGTTTTCACGACACACAGGGTAACTGGTACGATTGGACGCAGTGCATATCTTTAGATCCTCACGGGGACGATGGTAGGCTAAGTATCCTACCTTACGTCTGCCTAGACTGA